The genome window ACTTTTCTTTTTTTATCTTCTCCATTATTTGAGTCAGTTCATTTTTTTCTTCCTCAGTGATATCAAGAGATGTAATATACTGTTTTTTTTCTTCTTCAGGCATAAAAGCCAAAAGCGTTCTATTAGAACCTCCTTTATGCAGAGTATAAGCTCCTCCTTTATCCATAGCTATACGGATTTCACTGCTGTATTTATTATGCTCCAGCTTTTCCATACAGAAACTTTTGTTCCCTACATTCATAGTAAGAATTACATTTACCTGAAGTTCCTGTCTTATTTTCTCCATTATAGGAAATAATATTTTCGTCAATTTCTGCTCTCTTGCTGCTCTGTACCCCAGGACAAGTATTTTTTCACCTAAATAGTATTTTTTATCATTCTCATTTCTTCTCAAAAAATTCTTTGATGTCAGTGTTGACAGCAGTCTATAAGCAGCCGTTGTGCTCATTCCCATTTTTTCCTCTACATCTTTTGCTGAAATATAATTGCTTTCGCTCAATAGATAAAGTACA of Fusobacterium sp. contains these proteins:
- a CDS encoding IclR family transcriptional regulator, which produces MTKEKKSDKDTLQTVEKALDVLYLLSESNYISAKDVEEKMGMSTTAAYRLLSTLTSKNFLRRNENDKKYYLGEKILVLGYRAAREQKLTKILFPIMEKIRQELQVNVILTMNVGNKSFCMEKLEHNKYSSEIRIAMDKGGAYTLHKGGSNRTLLAFMPEEEKKQYITSLDITEEEKNELTQIMEKIKKEKYDYSHGTMTPELFSVGVPLFKSNGDILACLSIGGIHSSLTEEHRKNYINKLKAIGEQIQEMLKMYYF